A stretch of Ipomoea triloba cultivar NCNSP0323 chromosome 13, ASM357664v1 DNA encodes these proteins:
- the LOC116002469 gene encoding choline monooxygenase, chloroplastic, which translates to MASGCIAATIPFSLHRRDPSALSTPRYCRLQFRNGLGVLPLSCGGGAFKPGENADFSLTREFNPDIPIEEAQTPPSSWYTDPSFYSLELTRVFYTGWQAVGYTEQVNESSQFFTGRLGNIEYVVCRDDSGKIQAFHNVCRHHASLLASGSGKKTCFVCPYHGWTYGLDGALLKATRLTGIQKFEVNEMGLIPLKVAIWGPFVLLNFDAAVSPEHESETVSVGNEWLGSSSEILIANGIDSSLSYVCRRVYTIECNWKVFCDNYLDGGYHVPYAHKSLASDLKLESYSTEIFERVSIQQCLGGTTEDEFDRLGSKATYAFVYPNFMINRYGPWMDTNLVVPLGPRKCQVIFDYFLDTSLKGDNEFIERSLEDSQRVQREDMALCEGVQRGLESPAYVCGRYVPSVERPMHHFHCLLHQNLCL; encoded by the exons ATGGCTTCAGGTTGTATCGCTGCCACGATTCCGTTTTCCTTGCACAGAAGAGATCCCTCAGCGCTGTCGACTCCTCGATATTGCCGTCTGCAATTCAGAAACGGGCTCGGAGTTTTGCCACTGAGTTGCGGAGGCGGGGCATTTAAACCGGGCGAGAACGCGGACTTTTCTCTGACCCGAGAATTCAACCCGGATATCCCCATCGAAGAAGCGCAAACCCCGCCCAGCTCCTGGTACACCGATCCCTCCTTTTACTCTCTCGAGCTCACTCGCGTCTTCTACACAGGCTGGCAGGCAGTTg GCTACACTGAGCAAGTCAATGAATCCAGCCAATTTTTTACCGGCAG ATTAGGAAACATTGAATATGTGGTATGTCGAGATGACAGTGGCAAAATACAAGCATTTCATAATGTATGTCGGCATCATGCCTCTCTTTTGGCTTCTGGAAGTGGGAAAAAAACATGCTTTGTGTGCCCATACCAT GGCTGGACTTATGGGTTGGATGGAGCCCTTCTCAAGGCTACTAGACTAACCGGGATTCAGAAATTTGAAGTGAAT GAGATGGGACTCATTCCATTGAAAGTGGCTATCTGGGGTCCATTTGTGCTTCTAAATTTTGATGCTGCTGTTTCTCCTGAACACGAATCCGAGACTGTCTCTGTGGGAAATGAATGGCTGGGTAGTTCATCTGAAATCCTGATTGCAAATGGAATTGATTCTTCTCTGAGTTATGTTTGCAGACGTGTATATACCATTGAATGTAATTGGAAG GTGTTCTGTGACAATTACTTAGACGGTGGTTATCATGTCCCATATGCACATAAATCTCTTGCTTCTGATCTCAAGCTTGAATCGTACTCCACTGAG ATATTTGAGAGAGTTAGCATCCAACAGTGTCTTGGTGGGACCACAGAGGATGAATTTGACCGATTGGGGTCAAAAGCTACATATGCTTTTGTTTATCCAAACTTCATGATTAATAG GTATGGGCCTTGGATGGACACCAATCTTGTAGTGCCACTGGGACCTCGCAAATGTCAAGTGATATTCGATTATTTTCTAGACACTTCTTTAAAG GGTGATAATGAATTTATAGAAAGAAGCTTGGAAGACAGTCAGAGAGTGCAG AGGGAGGATATGGCATTATGTGAAGGCGTTCAGAGAGGGTTGGAATCACCAGCGTATGTGTGCGGCCGGTATGTGCCAAGTGTTGAGAGGCCAATGCATCATTTCCACTGCCTACTTCACCAAAATCTTTGCCTTTGA
- the LOC116001572 gene encoding RING-H2 finger protein ATL43: MISLSLSPLSLVFLAIAPFVISSPISPFPAPPENSKSSAAFKPGVAVVVGILTTVFSVTFLVLLYAKHCKGGSGGGYRSGGVLAAAAADLRKNSGIDRTVIESLPVFRFGALRGQKEGLECAVCLNRFEPNEVLRLLPKCRHGFHVECVDTWLDAHSTCPLCRYRVDPEDVLLVMDPSVLQRASQEKPQMAASPAPATEPVKGKEARNFRASGRHSWAGERGHVSSLQIIVENPGGGGGAQNTTPFNGRRSLDSWKKKSNGNGKNNSHHETVSFSCLDRANRKDGLLLADKTDEQQQRRLEHRIIVSDSSGPRYRWSDVEPSDSLYLQSASLFSESRRFSESRRSTAVTGSGRSVINGRSVSEITGVSRFRSYEEEEEHKEERRRQRQEGAVTRWLAWIAHYPSQSNRTSGRSDQPPDSLTT, from the coding sequence ATGATATCGCTATCACTATCACCACTCTCTCTCGTCTTTCTCGCAATCGCTCCTTTCGTGATTTCTTCGCCGATTTCCCCATTTCCCGCGCCGCCGGAGAATTCGAAATCCTCGGCGGCGTTTAAGCCCGGGGTGGCTGTTGTGGTTGGGATTCTTACTACGGTGTTTTCTGTGACATTTTTGGTGTTGTTGTATGCGAAGCATTGTAAGGGGGGGAGCGGCGGGGGGTATCGGAGCGGGGGTGTtctggcggcggcggcggcggatttGAGGAAGAACTCCGGGATTGACCGGACGGTGATCGAGTCGTTGCCGGTTTTCCGGTTCGGGGCGCTGAGAGGGCAGAAGGAGGGGCTGGAATGCGCGGTTTGTCTTAACAGATTTGAGCCCAATGAAGTGCTCCGGTTGTTGCCGAAATGCCGGCACGGTTTCCACGTGGAGTGCGTGGATACGTGGCTGGACGCCCACTCCACTTGCCCGCTCTGCCGCTACCGGGTCGACCCGGAAGACGTCCTCCTCGTCATGGATCCTTCTGTTCTCCAAAGAGCTTCACAGGAAAAGCCTCAAATGGCGGCGTCGCCGGCGCCGGCAACGGAGCCGGTAAAGGGAAAAGAAGCCCGGAATTTCAGGGCGTCGGGGAGGCACTCGTGGGCAGGAGAGAGAGGGCATGTAAGCTCGCTACAGATCATCGTAGAAAACCCCGGCGGCGGGGGAGGAGCACAGAATACGACGCCGTTTAACGGGCGCAGGTCGTTGGACAGTTGGAAGAAGAAGAGCAACGGTAACGGGAAAAACAACAGCCACCACGAAACGGTGTCGTTTAGTTGCCTCGACAGAGCTAACAGAAAAGACGGGCTTTTGCTGGCGGACAAGACAGATGAACAACAGCAACGACGCCTGGAACACCGGATCATAGTCTCCGATTCAAGTGGGCCCCGCTACCGCTGGAGCGACGTGGAGCCCTCCGATTCGCTGTACCTCCAATCCGCCTCGCTCTTCAGCGAGAGCCGTCGATTCTCAGAGTCGAGAAGATCAACGGCGGTAACGGGGAGTGGCAGAAGCGTAATTAATGGGAGAAGCGTGTCGGAAATAACAGGGGTGAGTAGGTTTAGGAGttatgaggaagaagaggaacaCAAAGAGGAGAGAAGGAGACAGCGACAAGAGGGGGCAGTAACGAGGTGGTTGGCTTGGATAGCTCACTATCCGTCCCAATCCAACCGTACATCTGGACGCTCAGATCAACCACCAGATTCCCTTACCACATAG